The following is a genomic window from Nymphaea colorata isolate Beijing-Zhang1983 chromosome 3, ASM883128v2, whole genome shotgun sequence.
GCAACCATGCGTTGTCCACTACAGTCTTCTTCGAACGCAGCACTTTCATGAAATGGTGGAAACAGTACGAGAGCGAGCTGCAGCATAGCTCAGAATTCACTAGTTACATGAAGAGTGGGGACTATCGCTGCTACAAATGAGAACCGAGCAAAAACTTGGCTGAAATAATGTGCGGGCATGCACACACAACGTGAGGGGGGTTTGATATCTACTTGTTTCTTTTCACTGACCTGTACTTTCAATGTAGTATGAATCCTACgctcttgtttttccttttctgagcAAGGCTTCTGTTCTCAAGTTATTGAGTAAAGAAATTCAGTTTGAGTCTTCCACCTATTCAGAATTGTCAAGAATGTTATTACCATCTTTTCGTTGTGATATGATATGGTCTTTTCCAATTCCAAATTATTCTGATAAGCTTTTTGGTGGcagactagagagagagagagagagagagagaagctttTCGTAGAAAAAGATTTGGTCAATGCATTTCATGCATGGATTGAATTTGATACACAAGATATTATGTTCTGAAGGACCTCATATGACACTACGAAGCAAAGAACACAGTTCTCCGTATGAAGCAACTCAGTTGTGGGCTCTTCCTCcgtgaatgaaaaaaaaacatcatagTTGTACAGGTTAGACTTCGCGGAAGCTATGCCATGGTTCCAGCATTCTGCACAACAGTGAAAATAAGCTGAACTGATTTTCCATCAGTGCATCAAAGCTGAATGCCAGGTTCATTCCTTTACCCGATTTCTACGCTTGTGATAGAGAAAGAATCGCCataacttttaaatttatagCAACCATAAGCCACAATAGCCTGCAGAGCTAAGCTGAATGCCAGGTTCATTCCTTTACCCGATTTCTACGCTTGTGATAGAGAAAGAATCGCCataacttttaaatttatagCAACCATAAGCCACAATAGCCTGCAGAGCTACAGGTTCTCTTTCTGCAGGTAATGGAATCAATACCACAATCATTGTTGCTTTCGCACCTGTGGTCATGTCGAAAGTCAAGAACATGGCAAACACTCTCCACTGGCACCTCATTCTTCCCTGGCGAAACCAGATTTGTTGGACAAAGCTTCTGTGACATTGCACTCAAACATGCTCCTTGATTCGTACACTACAGCAGAAAGCAACTAAGATTAAAATCGAAAGGTATTTCCTTTTATGCTATTCCACCTGGAAAACTGTCAGACACTACTGCTGTTACTACTAGTAGAAAGAGCTACTAATAAACACTGCAAGCTGTGTAACACGTTGCCTCTGACTTCAGAAATGGATCGTGAATCCGTTGTTTTTTGACAAAAACCATATTAAAGATGTGCATATTTTGACCACGAAATGGTTGCCATGTCTGTAAGAGGTTAAGAAAGAACAGCTTTTCAAGGATTCAAACCATCTAAGATCCTAAAGACACTTGTATGTAAAAGTCTTTTGAATAACATGACTCTCCACTAGCTACATAATGGCAGGGAGCGTATACATTATATATTGGGAAACTCTGCCAAGTTGCCAACACATCGACTAGTTCAGAGCTCTATCGACTAGTTCAGAGCTCTGTTTTAAGAGGTCAACTCAAAGCTACTTATATTTATAAACAGAGAAAAAGCTTGtctaagaataaaaaatttatcatgCTTGCTTGTGCAAAGGACAAAGCAATGCGGTGGTAAATGGGCTGATCTTGCCTAGTTCAAACTCAGGGTTTTTAGTCTTGGTAGAATTTGATCCCATGCCATTGTTTGTCATGGGTGCCAATTGTCCATGAAGACAGaaagttgaaaagaaagaattgcACCAAATATCTCACAATAAATCCAtattaaaagtaagaaaaaacaTGCTAGACAGAACACCACCTGTTCAAACTAATCAACAAGCTAATTCCTCGAGTAGAATTTCAGGCAATAGTACAAACTATAAATTTATGAGATTTTTGTTAACAAGTCAACCActaaaaaattactaaaattaATAGATATATCATGCATGAAGCAAACTGCAATTTTAGAAAGATACTTCACCTTAGGAGGAGCCAGCTCAGTTGGCAAGTAAATCTCAGGAAGCCACTCATGCCAAGCACTTCGTACAGGTAGAGGGTGACCCTCAGTAGTAAATATGTAATTTCGGTCAGTCAAGAACGAGTCATCGAAAAGAAGATACAGGTATTTGCACCTAGAAAAGAGAGGAGTTCATTAATCTGTAACTTTGTATGTCAAATGGAAAACCTGTAGCATGGAAACCAGGGAGAACGGGTATGCACAGTGATGCAGAGGAGACAGCTGTCAACACCATGGAGGATGCACTCTTAAAATCATGGCAttgggaaaagaagaaaaaaggagaaacatgTTGCATGCTGATGTTATTAGCTTACATTTCAGCAAGGAAAAAGCTATGCTGATGATCTTCCAGTTGCATAGAAGTCACATCCTTAACACTTGCATATCCTCCATCAACTTTTGTGTAACTATTAAGCGATCTAAGCATTGTTTCGCCAACTTCTATATACCATGGATCTGCTCATAGTGAAAGAACACAGAAGATTGTGGGTCTTCATGAGATGTCTCTGAAGCAGACAAAGTATAAACTGTGGCTCAACGAGAAGCCAGTAATAAGAATTCTAAACACTGATAATGAACTCAGAAGTTGTACAGTCGTACCATCAATGAGTTAAGTTACAATAATGCAAACCAACCATGGAAAGAAACTCTTGAGAATGGAAGCCAAGAACAGACCTTTGGTAGCTTGGTAAAGGTAAAATGTGGACTCTGCCAGCTCTGGGCGCAGGGGGTAGTATTTCTCCGTAGGATGCAACATGTCCCGGTCCAGCAGGTACCTGTAAGTAACCAATTCTTAAGAAAAAGATGGATGTGCCCTTGGAGACTACAGATTGGTGGTTTCCAAACAAGAAATAAGTAAACTATCCACTACAAATGCgtatttgtattttatttttatgagaCACAAATTAAAACTCCTATTAGAGAACTCAGCCATTGAATATGCTACAGTTTATTTCCCGGCATTAATCTAAAGTACATGCTTTCGAATATAGCAAGAGTAAGACCCCTTCagaaattaatagaaaaaatgcCTCACCCTTTGTTGTACATGTTCTCATTAGTCCTATCAAGCTCAATTCTTGCATACATAAGAATATTTGACATGGCCAAACTGCATTCCTCATGAAATTTCACATATGCACACATGCAGTCATGCACAGCCAGAAGGTTGAAACAGATAGAAAGATACACATGGCATGCACAGACACACAAGCACAACGGATGCAGCCACGGACAcctgcacatgcatgcacacacaatTGCCTCATTGTCGTTGTATTTGAGCCCAATGTGTGTATCAGTATGCTAGAAAAAAGCAATTCTCCATTTCAAACATAATCCCAGTCGCAGGATTCTTCGCATTAGGACGTCCATGTGTCCATGCACGTGCACGTGCACGCTTTCATAAAATGGCTTCATTTGTGCCTGATATTGGAGCCTCCATGTCCATATATATGCAACAGAATAATGCTTCCTCCATTCGAAACACAACCCAGCAATATCACAAATTCCTAAAATGTCCAAATTACAGTGCACTGAAATATTATAACAGCACCTATCCTAATATATCTCTGTCTTCTTAAAGCACAATTAAGAACCTGAGTTTTTGTGTACCTTTCTGGGAGTACCCCAAACTTCTCCCACACATGAAAAAACTCACGATGTGTCGAATTTGCAGCTGCAACATCGCCAATAAGAACCTGTTTACGATAAAGCAGAAGAAGGTCATGAGTGAGGCTTCAGTCAGCAAATTACTAATCAAACAGATCAAGTTCATTTTACTAGCCTGAACGCCAGGCCAAAAAGCTTGAAGGCTTGTCAGTTGCCAATAAGTTGCCTTTCCTGTCCTCATATCAGCTTCATGATACCTGAACACAAGTGCCATAGTTTAATATGCGGAAGTGGATGTTTCACAGATGGAAAAGGGTGAAAAAACCACTCAACGAGAAGCAGAAATAATATGAGTAGCCCGTACCAACTATCAACTACCAGCAGATACACACCGATCCCAGAAATTTATCATAAGATTTCTAAACAACAGACTTTATATAACACTTTAGTTATGTTTTAAACAGAACATAATAGTGGATATATCAGGAAACTCAAactggaccgggtccatatccagacccggttcccaatacaCACTATTCTAAcacttttatgtatttttctatttctttttacacctttattattatttaagaggggaactagctgttgggcctctctccaacggctagaattctagccgttggaaatggcccaacagccatttcccctcctcctctcttcttcccttgtattataaataagggactgttgtcccttttaggttatggcttgttaagccacatcttgtagtattttgccttgtttggctgaagatcaatatattttccttatcctcttgttagaggattcttgtgtattgccttgttgagttagtgagagattcaagagtgatattcttgaagtatttgcctaccttgggcctgatttacagtgACAACACCTTTATCATGATGTTGTAATAGATGAACACATTGTGACAAACATCAAAGCCCAGATTACTGATCATAGTCAAACTTGTGGAAAATGGAACTAATTGAAGAGAAGTCAAACCTAAAGAgacaataattttatatgttgaTAGATGCACTTGGCCTCATATTAGAAACCTCAAGAGTAAGATTAGTACATTGTATACATATTTTAAACAACAGCCTTGTTTATCCTCATACTCTTTACTTTTTAAGAAACCTTAACCGCAtgcatcaaaaaagaaaaaaggaaccaGATTGGATACTAAAGACATAGAtgactaaaaagaaaaaaaaaatcaacaaaaaatgttCTCAGCTTGAGGTCCTCATGCATAAGAACAGAATCAAGATGAGAGGGTGCACCAGCACTTTCTCCAGGCTATTCAACAATATGTTAGCCCTGTATATATGCTTAGGCCTCCAAGGCTCCTTATGCACAAGATTATGAAGATGGAAACAGCACCAGGGGCATCCAGACTCCTTATGTAGTGCAGAAAGCATGCTTGCTCTAATCATGTGATTTTATGAACACAATAAGtattttgagaaaatgatactctttaagttaattttttaaccctttccttttttgtctcAAGTACACCAACTAACGACAGTTAGGCTTCAATAGGAATGGTGCTATTAATGCTTTTGACTGATTATTACTTGAGTGGGATATCAgtctatatatgtgtgtgggGTTTCAGGTGCTGCTGTGGGATGtgtgtgtatctatatataGTAAAAATAGTCTCAGATTGTAACATAAGGCTTTGTGGGTATTTATCAGAAAAAGTTACTTTTTGCCTCAGCAAAGTTGTTTCATGTTATATTTCGAAAGCATCATggttttctcttaaaaaaatggGTTATATTGTTCTGGCAATAAAAATTGTGGTATCttcaatataaatataaatatatatatatatatatatatatatatgtgtgtgtgtgtgtgtgtgtgtgtgtgtgtgtgtgtgtgtgtgtgtgtgtagataaATAGGCCTAGGGAATTGGATTCTGACAATTACTGTTTTGGACAACTAAAACAACCCTGTCTATCTGTAAGCCTCCAGCTAATAAGCTTAATTTCTCACTGTCTGCACTCTGAGCAAATTAGGGAAGCCCAGCTTCCAGAGAAAACTGTATATTCTCATTCTCATTAGGGTTTAATccccaattatatatatatatatatatatatatatatatatataaaataaagtatACCGAATGGATAGGGTTTATACAAACTTATGAGTTAAGACTAATCTACCCTACCTGGCTGTGTTCACCCAACATTAACAGTAAGCAGGTATGAGTATTAGAAAACAGAACATGTAAGTAAGAAGACCTGGGATGTAACTGAGTCAGGTCTGATGTctaacactctctctctcataagtGTTCTTTGTTGAGCATTTAATGAGGGAGTTAAGAGAGTTGGTTGACTTGTGCTTATATTTGCTTTAGAGCagatgtgtgtgtatgtgtgtgtgtgtgtatgggatacaaaaattttccataaagaacaaaattaataacTAACAAGCTATGATTTTGTGGATGATTCAACAGGCAAGAAAGCAAATTGTCAGTTGCCACACCTGTTAGGAACGTGACTCTCTCGCACTCTCTCTTAACGCACCAAGAGAAGAGAcaaacagaagaagagaaaggggaagaagacaaagatttacgtggtttggAGACAATGTTCTCCGACGTGCATGGCTGCCACACAGAAGAATACAGAATACAAGAGGAAATTGCCCCTCATAAACATGGATTAGGACAAAACCCACAAAGTGGAAACATGGATCCGCATAAATTGGGGAAGtatatcaagtatggatcaggctccacactccaacaACACCTGCACCTAAGTCGTGCTGCCTCAGGTGTGACAGCTGTTTTAAAGAGTTCGTATGACTTAGATTGTTGTCTaaaggttttaaatttttaattgctAATTTTAGGAGTCATGTTCCAGTGTCATGTAGAGACAGGTAAGTAATTCTTGTAACATAACAACATGAATTCCATGCATGGAAAACAGAAAAGCAAACCATAAAAAGGAAATAAGGGAACAAAAACGAAAGTTATCACTCTATAGGAACAAATTGTCAGACAGAACTTCACCAAGGTCCATGACGGAAGTACTTCTGAGCAGCAACATAAGCAGAAAGGAACATGTCCCAGAGCTCCTCTCTCCCGAAAAGAATGTGAGCTTTAAGAAGATACTCATAGAAAGAATCAACACCTGCAAAATATTGTTAATGCTTAAGAAAGTAAGAAGAATGCTAAACTATTTTAGCCATGGAAGGTATTATGGCAATAGATGAAAAATAATCAACCTGCAaaattttcagaagaaataGTACAAGGCACTGAATATGAGTAGAAATTTGGCAATGGGTTAAAAGGATGAAGTTTCAGAATGAAACAAGCTACCAAATGAAACAAGTTTGTGTGGTTATTGGCATAAAAGAATAATGAAGTCAACCATGAACcaagaattaaaagaaaaggagaagtcAGCAGATACTTGTACCAGCCCCAATTCCAGTTGAATATTCAATCCATTCTCCAGTCAGTACATCTAATGTAGTTCCTACAAGATTCAAAGAGCTCCTCATGCTCCACAATTTACGAAGAGCACGTAATGCAGCTGCCCCATATCTAGAGTCACCCGTTAATCTTGACAACGTACCCATTTCAAGGATGAGAGATCCTAAAATGTccaaattaagcaaaaaaaaagagtaagaTGAATAAATGCTTCTCAAGTTGTAACAAGATGGAATTTGCTTCTCACCACAGCCAGAGGTACTTGTTTCTGTTGTTTCATTCTCCATAACTCCATGCTGCCAATAGGAGAACTGCAGATCAGCTAAAAGCACTAGCAGTGGCTCACAGTAATGTGGACAAAAATTCAAACTATATAGGAAAATTATTGTTATGTATCTAGAAGCAAACAatataataatttaaatcaAAGTATACAGTTAAAGAGCCAGCACAAGTCTAACAAAGGGCTTACCTGATGCAAGAGAAAGagtaaaatttttttctaaGTATATAATGTACCAGAAGGTCCAGAACTAACCAATTGTaacagaaattgaaaatgaagcaGTCTAAAGAGATCATAAAAACGGTATACATATGATGCAGAAGAATATATATTTCgtgttcaaaaattttggattctGGAGCTGATGATCATTGATCAAAGTTGAGAATGTGCACAAAGCACAGGCAATTCCTCACatacaaaattttttcatggtaTCTCATGTAATTGTTAATCAATGGCCTCTTTGGTTAAGAAACATAAAACACATCGATCATACTCAATTAATACTTTTTTCTCCCTCATGAATTCAAACTTTAAGTTACATGCACAAGTAAAGCCATTCAAAGTGGAAAGCCAATGCAATTATATCACATACCTTCAGATTAATCCATGCATATGGAAGCCCAGTAGGAGTATCGAATGCCGGCAGCAAACGCTCCCCTAAATCAACAGCCAGATGTAACAATTGGTTATTGTAATTTCTTTGGACCAACTTATCCATGTAATCAGTTGCAAGAATGTGGGCAGAGACAAGTCCACCAAGAACTCGTATGTTGCACTGCAGAAATCTCATTGGGTAAGATAAATTTCATCATCAATAAAAAGTAATCTCAGTGAAGTACCTATTTACATTGAATCAGCACATATGTCACCAACTACTATACAAGAGCATGGAGATAATAACTGCCTTAATCTCTCACATCTATCTAGATTTGATTACAACATAGCAAGAAGAGAACCAGTATACACACCTCAAATAAACTTATGCGAGCATCAACATCAAAATCAATGTGCTTGCCAAGCCATAGAATAGCTCTCTCAAATTCTGTGTAATTGCCCAATACAACAAGACTGCACCAGCATTCAGAGAGCAAAACAGAATAAACATTCATGATTATGCTCTTCCAAATCCAATTGGAAAAACCACAAGCAGTTCTTCGTGGACATTAAGACTGCTCAAAGTAACTTAAATACTGATTCAGCTACTCAGAAtcatcaaaaccaaatgatagTGTTTTCCTACAATGTCAAATACAGAGACGTCCCAAGCTTTTTGACACAAAAAGTATGTCAGTGTCCAAAGttgaatattaaaaaagttCATTCCCAACAATGAACACTTAACAGAGAAGCAATTTAAATGTTCAATTAACTGGAAAAGGTCAATCTAAACCATCTTGAGCAGCagaaacaagaaatgaaaaaggagtGGCAAAAGAAACCTCCGGGCCTCAACTGATCGCTTAATTATCCAGATATGAATATGAGCAACAAGATTAAGCAGTATGCATACCTCGATAATGACTCTATAAGAGTCAATGCTGATCCACCATAATTCTCAGGCAGATGCTCAAgctaatgacaaaaaaaataatttaaccATCATGAGAAGCAATGCTTTTCCTCTGCAGTTTTTaattaatgaaattaaaatacTTTTGAGGAAAGCAGTTAAACCTTCAAATTTCCAAGCTCACTAAGAGAGTCTGTAAAGCTTTTCGTGAGAGGCTTCAATTCATCATGCTATAGAacaataagcaacaaattatACAGAATACCATGCAAAAATTAAAGCACAAAAATAAAGTCATTCAAGGAAGCACTTACTATAATATATGAGGAAATATAAACTAACCggaaatgcatgaatcaaataattGTCATACGCATGATAaaacctgcaagtaagaatCATGTTAGATGATAGACCACATTTCAATTTCAGAAACAATGAGAACAAATCCAAGTAACTCTCGATAGCTGTGAGCTACAGGAACTCATAAATATATGGTATGTTTTCATTTCCCAGTTAGATCCAGATTCACAAGAAAGCTGTTCAATTCTCAACAATAACTGCGACTATCAAATGTGAATATTTAGCATACTAATTTCTTCATGTCTAAGATTTTTTTAACCAATATTAAACATAGTCAACAAATAGACATTTGCATGCTTTCTTCAACATAGAGTAGTTGTGGTGGAGAGTATAACTGGAGGCACAGATATGATCTTAATCTAAAGACTAACAACTTCTAATAACctacaaattcattttcataaatacATGAACCAAAAGCCATGACTCCACAACAGTTTGATAAAACGTGCTGAgacattttaataaaaaacagCCCTATAGTAGCTTGGCAAATCATCGACATATGTTGGAAGTCAGA
Proteins encoded in this region:
- the LOC116250116 gene encoding alpha-mannosidase I MNS5 isoform X1, yielding MSSPPFSCRFRRWVVVWLVILASLAGASVAQASRHGLAKKMRLREEVRQMFYHAYDNYLIHAFPHDELKPLTKSFTDSLSELGNLKLEHLPENYGGSALTLIESLSSLVVLGNYTEFERAILWLGKHIDFDVDARISLFECNIRVLGGLVSAHILATDYMDKLVQRNYNNQLLHLAVDLGERLLPAFDTPTGLPYAWINLKHGVMENETTETSTSGCGSLILEMGTLSRLTGDSRYGAAALRALRKLWSMRSSLNLVGTTLDVLTGEWIEYSTGIGAGVDSFYEYLLKAHILFGREELWDMFLSAYVAAQKYFRHGPWYHEADMRTGKATYWQLTSLQAFWPGVQVLIGDVAAANSTHREFFHVWEKFGVLPERYLLDRDMLHPTEKYYPLRPELAESTFYLYQATKDPWYIEVGETMLRSLNSYTKVDGGYASVKDVTSMQLEDHQHSFFLAEMCKYLYLLFDDSFLTDRNYIFTTEGHPLPVRSAWHEWLPEIYLPTELAPPKCTNQGACLSAMSQKLCPTNLVSPGKNEVPVESVCHVLDFRHDHRCESNNDCGIDSITCRKRTCSSAGYCGLWLL
- the LOC116250116 gene encoding alpha-mannosidase I MNS5 isoform X2, with translation MSSPPFSCRFRRWVVVWLVILASLAGASVAQASRHGLAKKMRLREEVRQMFYHAYDNYLIHAFPHDELKPLTKSFTDSLSELGNLKLEHLPENYGGSALTLIESLSSLVVLGNYTEFERAILWLGKHIDFDVDARISLFECNIRVLGGLVSAHILATDYMDKLVQRNYNNQLLHLAVDLGERLLPAFDTPTGLPYAWINLKHGVMENETTETSTSGCGSLILEMGTTLDVLTGEWIEYSTGIGAGVDSFYEYLLKAHILFGREELWDMFLSAYVAAQKYFRHGPWYHEADMRTGKATYWQLTSLQAFWPGVQVLIGDVAAANSTHREFFHVWEKFGVLPERYLLDRDMLHPTEKYYPLRPELAESTFYLYQATKDPWYIEVGETMLRSLNSYTKVDGGYASVKDVTSMQLEDHQHSFFLAEMCKYLYLLFDDSFLTDRNYIFTTEGHPLPVRSAWHEWLPEIYLPTELAPPKCTNQGACLSAMSQKLCPTNLVSPGKNEVPVESVCHVLDFRHDHRCESNNDCGIDSITCRKRTCSSAGYCGLWLL
- the LOC116250116 gene encoding alpha-mannosidase I MNS5 isoform X3, encoding MHFRLVYISSYIIHDELKPLTKSFTDSLSELGNLKLEHLPENYGGSALTLIESLSSLVVLGNYTEFERAILWLGKHIDFDVDARISLFECNIRVLGGLVSAHILATDYMDKLVQRNYNNQLLHLAVDLGERLLPAFDTPTGLPYAWINLKHGVMENETTETSTSGCGSLILEMGTLSRLTGDSRYGAAALRALRKLWSMRSSLNLVGTTLDVLTGEWIEYSTGIGAGVDSFYEYLLKAHILFGREELWDMFLSAYVAAQKYFRHGPWYHEADMRTGKATYWQLTSLQAFWPGVQVLIGDVAAANSTHREFFHVWEKFGVLPERYLLDRDMLHPTEKYYPLRPELAESTFYLYQATKDPWYIEVGETMLRSLNSYTKVDGGYASVKDVTSMQLEDHQHSFFLAEMCKYLYLLFDDSFLTDRNYIFTTEGHPLPVRSAWHEWLPEIYLPTELAPPKCTNQGACLSAMSQKLCPTNLVSPGKNEVPVESVCHVLDFRHDHRCESNNDCGIDSITCRKRTCSSAGYCGLWLL